TCAGCCGCGGCTACGGGGAGGAAGACGGAGTGATGCGCTCCTACCAGGCCACCACGCCGGTTTTGAGCATGGTTCTGCCCTCCAACTCGCCCGGCGTGCACGGCTTGTGGCTGCCCGTCATTCCCTTGCAGATCGGACTGGTCTTCAAGCCCGGCCCGCAAGAGCCCTGGACTCCCTACCGCATGAGCGAGGCTTTCTTTCAAGCCGGGGTTCCACGCGAGGCCATCTCGCTTTATCCGGGCGGCGCCGAGGTGGGGGCGGCCGTGCTGCAGAACAGCCCCCGCACCCTCATCTTCGGAGGCAAGCCCACCGTCGACCAGTACCGCGGCAATCCCGGCGTGCAGGTGCACGGCCCCGGCTTCAGCAAGATCCTGATAGGTGAGGATCAGGTCGACCAGTGGCGCGATCACCTCGACCTGATGGCCGACAGCGTCCTGGTCAATTCAGGCCGCAGTTGCATCTCCTGCTCGGGAATCTGGGTGCCCCGCCATGGACGCGAAATCGCCCGGGCTCTGGCTGAGCGCCTGGCTCCCGTGGCTCCGGCGGACCCCACCGATCCAGAGGCCAAGCTGGCCGCTTTTACCGTGGTGGAACAAGCCGAAGCCGTGAACCAGATGATCGAAGATCAGTTGGGAGAAGAGGGCGTAGAGGAAGTCACGGCCCGCTACCGGGAGGGAGATCGCCTGGTCAAGCAAGAGCGCTGCGCCTATCTGCGTCCCACGGTGCTGCACTGCACCTCGCCTGAGCCCTCGCTGGCCAACACCGAGTTCATGTTCCCCTTCGTCAGCGTGGTGGAGTGTCCTCAGGAGAAGATGCTCGATCAGATCAGCGAAACCCTGGTCTGCACCGCCATCAGCCAAGACGAGCAATGGCGCCGCCAACTGCTCGACTGCACCCATATCGACCGCCTCAACCTGGGTCCCATCCCCACCATCAAGCTTAACTGGCTGCAGCCCCACGAGGGCAACCTGGTCGATTTCCTCTTCCGCAACCGGGCCTTCCAGGTGGCAGGCTAGTGCGGTGCGTCAGAAGTTTTGAGCCACCCTGCCGCGTTATCCCACGCTTTCAGCGTTCAGACTTTTGCAGTCTGAAACCCAGGGTGGCGCCGCCGTCTCGCCGGCGCTCGCCGCGGCTGACCCTGGGCTGGCGAATCTGTCCCTGTCAGGGACAAGAAGGGAGGCCCCTGGCTCAGAACTTATGACCGCCAGCTCTACGCTGCCACTAAGCCCCCGAGAACCAAGGGACAGTCGCTGCAGCGATTAGTCTTTGGCTGGCCGGATCATCTGGATCTCCAGCGAACTGTCGGCCTATCGCCGTGTGCCAGTGGTTCTCCACGATCAGCGACCTGCGGTCGAACTCTCAACAACCCATTCCCAACTCCCAATTCCCTCCGTTTGGGAGTTGTTGGGAGTTGGTTATTGGGAGTTGGGCGTTGCCCCCCGGGCTATTGGGCCGTGATGACGGCGCAGGCCAGGCGGGCGCCGGCGTCTCCGGTGGGCTGGCTGGTCAGGTCGTCCTCACCGGCATGGACAATCAGCCCGCGGCCCAGGATGGAGTTCTGGGCGCCTTCCT
This sequence is a window from Acidobacteriota bacterium. Protein-coding genes within it:
- a CDS encoding aldehyde dehydrogenase family protein, coding for MIHFPILRWGKPYKSLEVDKVVHFATGEPLAEVSQANPGLIKRDMRQAARAREALRRIPHKELLKMVGQAAEAFMEAELPAGDGTQTPDDFVKYQSATTGLPEAMCRANMEKLHFVLTRLEEILRSLTRGLDPEIFSRGYGEEDGVMRSYQATTPVLSMVLPSNSPGVHGLWLPVIPLQIGLVFKPGPQEPWTPYRMSEAFFQAGVPREAISLYPGGAEVGAAVLQNSPRTLIFGGKPTVDQYRGNPGVQVHGPGFSKILIGEDQVDQWRDHLDLMADSVLVNSGRSCISCSGIWVPRHGREIARALAERLAPVAPADPTDPEAKLAAFTVVEQAEAVNQMIEDQLGEEGVEEVTARYREGDRLVKQERCAYLRPTVLHCTSPEPSLANTEFMFPFVSVVECPQEKMLDQISETLVCTAISQDEQWRRQLLDCTHIDRLNLGPIPTIKLNWLQPHEGNLVDFLFRNRAFQVAG